The following are from one region of the Staphylococcus schleiferi genome:
- a CDS encoding MptD family putative ECF transporter S component: MNKLSVKDLITVGIFTAIYLVVSFVTFMIGYIPFLIPFLGFICPIVCGIPFILYVMKIDKFGMVTLTGTILGVAFTVMGSGLIMIPFGIIFGLIGDFIMKSGGYKEWKSIAWGYAIFSFWMMGFVVRMFIARDQYFKEVGKSYGQDYVNVLEFITPLWTLPVMFILTMLGGLVGAWLGKKMFSKHFKKAGLV, from the coding sequence ATGAATAAATTATCAGTTAAAGACTTAATTACAGTAGGTATTTTTACAGCGATTTATTTAGTAGTGTCCTTTGTTACTTTTATGATTGGTTACATACCATTTTTAATACCGTTTCTAGGGTTCATTTGTCCGATTGTATGCGGTATTCCGTTTATTTTATATGTTATGAAGATAGATAAATTTGGTATGGTGACATTGACTGGAACGATTTTAGGTGTTGCTTTTACAGTGATGGGCAGTGGCTTAATTATGATTCCGTTTGGCATTATCTTCGGTTTGATTGGTGACTTCATTATGAAATCTGGTGGATATAAAGAGTGGAAATCAATTGCGTGGGGCTATGCTATTTTCTCGTTTTGGATGATGGGATTTGTCGTAAGAATGTTTATTGCAAGAGATCAATACTTTAAAGAGGTCGGGAAGTCTTATGGTCAAGATTACGTAAATGTTTTGGAATTTATTACACCTTTATGGACATTACCTGTGATGTTTATTTTGACAATGCTTGGTGGTCTTGTTGGTGCATGGTTAGGTAAGAAAATGTTTAGTAAACATTTTAAAAAGGCGGGACTTGTTTGA
- a CDS encoding ABC transporter ATP-binding protein yields MNTDEHWIKSLLVFGQDAKWKIVLSIVLSIISVFSGLVPYWTVYKIILLMIDGNTEMNQVIYYISIAVGAYVIQVICFGSSTMLSHVTAYDILSNIRKQLAHKLMRLPLGVVESKKIGELKSIFVDKVETIELPLAHIIPEVVGNLLLSISIFVYIVIIDWRMACAMLITVPIAFFAFKKLMSGFNETYEEQMASNNYMNSSIVEYIEGIEVIKTFNQSQNSYKKYKDAVSAYKIHTLNWFKSTWGYMNLGASILPSTFLGVLPLGMYLISIDQLNYAEFFICLVLSLGVVAPIKNFTNYVNQLKSIQYAITEVRQVLNLEELEVSKSFKDPKNHQITFNDVGFSYSNDKDNLVFNHLSFVIPEKTFTAIVGASGSGKSTIAKLLSRFWDVTSGEIDIGGVNIKDIEPKKLNELVGFVGQDNFLLNLTFKENIKLGNPEASDEAVEEAAKLAQCHEFITKMPEGYDTNVGSVGDKLSGGEKQRVTIARMILKDAPIIVLDEATAYVDPDNEQKIQAALNALTQNKTLIVIAHRLSTIKQADQIIVLGHQQILEKGDHARLLNMNGHYKCMWDMHIGAKDWGVSS; encoded by the coding sequence ATGAACACCGATGAACATTGGATAAAATCATTACTCGTATTTGGACAAGATGCTAAATGGAAGATTGTTTTATCTATTGTATTGTCTATTATTAGTGTGTTTTCAGGATTAGTGCCTTATTGGACGGTATATAAAATCATACTATTAATGATTGATGGAAATACAGAGATGAATCAAGTTATTTATTATATAAGTATCGCAGTTGGTGCTTATGTGATACAGGTTATTTGTTTCGGAAGTTCGACGATGTTATCGCATGTGACGGCTTATGATATTTTATCTAATATTAGAAAGCAATTGGCACATAAATTAATGCGTTTACCTTTAGGTGTTGTAGAATCTAAAAAAATTGGTGAACTTAAAAGTATATTTGTCGATAAAGTAGAAACGATTGAATTACCGTTAGCGCATATTATTCCAGAAGTAGTAGGTAATTTATTACTGTCTATTTCTATATTTGTTTATATCGTTATTATCGATTGGCGTATGGCTTGTGCCATGTTGATTACGGTGCCGATTGCATTTTTTGCTTTTAAAAAATTAATGTCTGGATTTAATGAGACATACGAAGAACAAATGGCATCGAATAATTACATGAATAGCTCAATTGTTGAATACATTGAAGGTATAGAAGTTATTAAAACATTTAATCAATCTCAAAATTCTTATAAAAAATATAAAGATGCTGTTAGTGCGTATAAGATACATACTTTAAATTGGTTTAAAAGTACATGGGGCTATATGAACTTAGGTGCAAGTATTCTTCCTTCGACTTTTCTAGGTGTGCTACCACTAGGTATGTATTTGATTTCAATTGACCAGTTGAACTATGCAGAATTTTTTATTTGCTTAGTACTGTCTTTAGGTGTTGTCGCACCAATCAAGAACTTTACGAATTATGTTAATCAATTAAAATCAATCCAATATGCGATTACAGAAGTACGCCAAGTATTGAATTTAGAAGAACTTGAAGTCTCGAAATCATTTAAAGACCCTAAAAATCATCAAATCACATTTAATGATGTTGGGTTCTCTTATTCAAATGACAAAGATAACTTAGTATTTAATCATTTGTCGTTTGTTATTCCAGAGAAGACTTTTACAGCAATTGTTGGTGCATCTGGTAGTGGTAAGTCTACGATTGCGAAATTACTATCAAGATTCTGGGATGTAACGTCCGGTGAAATTGATATCGGTGGCGTAAATATTAAAGATATTGAACCTAAGAAACTGAACGAATTAGTTGGTTTTGTCGGGCAAGATAACTTCTTATTAAATCTTACGTTTAAAGAAAATATTAAATTAGGTAATCCGGAAGCATCAGATGAAGCGGTTGAAGAAGCGGCTAAATTAGCGCAATGTCATGAATTTATTACGAAAATGCCAGAGGGCTATGATACGAATGTAGGTTCAGTTGGTGATAAATTATCGGGCGGTGAAAAACAACGTGTCACAATAGCGAGAATGATCTTGAAAGATGCACCGATTATTGTATTAGATGAAGCGACAGCTTATGTCGACCCAGATAATGAACAAAAAATTCAAGCTGCATTAAATGCTTTAACTCAAAATAAGACGCTCATTGTTATTGCCCATCGATTATCTACCATTAAACAAGCAGATCAAATTATTGTGTTAGGTCATCAACAAATTCTTGAAAAAGGTGACCATGCAAGATTATTGAATATGAATGGTCACTATAAATGCATGTGGGATATGCACATCGGTGCGAAAGATTGGGGGGTCTCTTCTTAA
- a CDS encoding energy-coupling factor transporter transmembrane component T has product MKTVVGSLKDHRNIVAKLDPRTKIALTITISTILISSGSSQSILRVCLTLFSLALLLSIHKISLFIKCAVTFLVLIGIQYWVIPHTEGMIKFILLAFVGIFMNMFPGFIVGYYTLFSTKVSEFIATMEKMKLPRNIIIPISVIFRFFPTIAEEYRNINYAMKMRGINFSNHFFKIIEYRMIPLIISVVQIGNDLSFTAMTRGIDSPFKRTNVFVVKFKLLDILLIIIMVILWIIYFKEKLFND; this is encoded by the coding sequence TTGAAGACGGTTGTTGGTTCATTGAAAGATCATAGGAACATTGTCGCAAAATTAGACCCTAGAACTAAGATCGCTTTAACGATCACGATAAGTACGATTTTAATATCAAGTGGTAGTTCGCAAAGTATTTTAAGAGTATGTTTAACGTTGTTTTCACTCGCATTATTATTATCTATTCATAAGATCAGTTTATTTATTAAATGTGCGGTTACTTTTTTGGTGTTGATAGGCATTCAATATTGGGTTATTCCTCATACAGAAGGCATGATTAAATTTATTCTTCTTGCATTTGTTGGAATATTTATGAATATGTTTCCTGGTTTTATCGTTGGTTACTACACTTTATTCTCTACAAAAGTAAGTGAATTTATAGCAACTATGGAAAAAATGAAATTACCTAGAAATATTATCATTCCAATATCCGTGATTTTTAGATTTTTCCCGACGATTGCTGAGGAATATCGGAATATTAATTATGCCATGAAAATGAGAGGTATTAACTTTTCGAATCATTTTTTTAAAATAATCGAGTATAGAATGATTCCGCTTATTATATCCGTTGTTCAAATAGGAAATGATCTTTCTTTTACAGCGATGACAAGAGGAATTGATTCTCCATTTAAACGGACGAATGTATTCGTCGTGAAGTTTAAACTACTTGATATATTGTTAATCATTATCATGGTGATATTATGGATTATTTATTTTAAGGAGAAGTTGTTTAATGATTAA
- the guaB gene encoding IMP dehydrogenase produces the protein MWENKFVKEALTFDDVLLIPAESNVLPKEVDLSIELSEKIKLNIPIVSAGMDTVTESKMAIAMARQGGLGVIHKNMSIEHQADEVQKVKRSENGVITDPFFLTPEESVYEAEALMGKYRISGVPIVDNKESRQLVGILTNRDLRFIEDFSIKISDVMTQENLITAPVGTTLEEAEEILQNHKIEKLPLVEDGVLQGLITIKDIEKVHEYPYSAKDSHGRLLVAAAIGIAKDTSIRAEKLVEAGVDALVIDTAHGHSRGVINQVKEIKEKYPEITVIAGNVATAAATKALFEAGADVVKVGIGPGSICTTRVVAGVGVPQITAVYDCATEARKHGKTIIADGGIKFSGDIVKALAAGGHAVMLGSLLAGTEESPGMVEVFQGRQYKVYRGMGSLGAMESGSNDRYFQEDKTPKKYVPEGVEGRIDYKGPLQDTIYQLIGGVKSGMGYTGSRDLKALREEAQFTKMSAAGLAESHPHDVQITKESPNYSF, from the coding sequence ATGTGGGAAAACAAGTTCGTAAAAGAAGCACTCACTTTTGATGATGTACTTTTAATTCCGGCAGAATCAAATGTGTTGCCAAAAGAAGTAGACTTAAGTATAGAATTATCAGAAAAAATTAAGTTAAATATTCCGATTGTATCAGCCGGTATGGATACGGTAACAGAGTCTAAAATGGCGATTGCTATGGCAAGACAAGGTGGCTTAGGTGTTATTCATAAAAATATGAGCATTGAGCATCAAGCAGATGAAGTACAAAAAGTGAAACGCTCAGAAAATGGTGTCATTACAGATCCATTTTTCTTAACGCCTGAAGAAAGCGTCTATGAAGCGGAAGCATTAATGGGCAAATATCGTATTTCTGGTGTTCCTATTGTAGATAATAAAGAATCACGTCAACTTGTTGGTATCCTAACAAACCGTGACTTAAGATTTATAGAAGATTTTTCAATTAAAATCTCTGATGTCATGACGCAAGAAAATTTAATTACAGCTCCAGTTGGTACAACACTTGAAGAAGCAGAAGAAATTCTTCAAAACCATAAAATTGAAAAGCTTCCTCTTGTTGAAGATGGTGTTTTACAAGGTTTAATTACAATTAAAGATATTGAAAAAGTACATGAATATCCTTATTCAGCAAAAGATAGTCACGGTCGCCTCCTTGTTGCCGCTGCTATCGGTATCGCAAAAGATACAAGCATTCGTGCTGAAAAATTAGTTGAAGCCGGTGTAGATGCATTAGTTATTGATACAGCACACGGTCATTCACGTGGTGTTATTAATCAAGTTAAAGAGATTAAAGAAAAATACCCAGAAATTACAGTGATTGCGGGTAACGTTGCGACTGCTGCAGCAACAAAAGCATTGTTTGAAGCGGGTGCAGATGTTGTGAAAGTGGGTATCGGACCAGGTTCAATTTGTACGACACGTGTCGTAGCGGGTGTCGGCGTTCCTCAAATTACAGCTGTTTATGACTGTGCAACAGAAGCACGTAAGCACGGTAAAACGATTATCGCTGACGGTGGTATTAAATTCTCTGGCGATATCGTTAAAGCGTTAGCTGCAGGTGGCCATGCTGTTATGTTAGGTAGCTTGCTTGCAGGTACAGAAGAAAGTCCAGGTATGGTGGAAGTCTTCCAAGGTCGTCAATACAAAGTTTACCGCGGTATGGGTTCATTAGGCGCTATGGAAAGTGGTTCTAACGATCGCTACTTCCAAGAAGACAAAACACCTAAAAAATACGTACCAGAAGGTGTTGAAGGACGTATTGACTACAAAGGGCCATTACAAGATACAATCTACCAATTAATTGGTGGTGTTAAGAGCGGTATGGGTTACACAGGTTCACGTGACCTCAAAGCATTACGTGAAGAAGCACAATTTACGAAAATGAGTGCGGCAGGCTTAGCAGAAAGTCATCCACACGATGTTCAAATTACAAAAGAATCACCAAACTACTCATTCTAA
- the pbuX gene encoding xanthine permease PbuX has product MKRFLLSLQHLLAMYAGAILVPIIVGTSLHFTNEQIAYLVTVDIFMCGVATFLQVYRGIGIGLPVVLGCTFTAVAPMILIGQTKGIDVLYGSLFLSGLLVILIAPFFASLVKLFPPVVTGSVVTIIGITLMPVAMNYIAGGQGAKDYGDPKHILLGFATLIIILILQRFARGFLKSIAILLGLILGTILASVFGLINVAQVGQAHWFELPKPFRFTGFSFDFGATLVFFIVALVSLIESTGVYHALSKITGKKLERKDFRKGYMAEGMAITLGAIFNAFPYTAYSQNVGLVSLSGVKKNDVIYGMVILLVICGCIPKLGALANIIPLSVLGGAMLAMFGMVMAYGVRILNDIDFKNQNNLLIIAISVGLGAGITAVPEAFKALGDQFAWFTQNGIVLGTISAILLNLFFNGINSQQNDENVK; this is encoded by the coding sequence ATGAAGCGATTTTTATTAAGTTTACAACATTTATTAGCGATGTATGCAGGGGCGATTCTTGTTCCGATTATTGTTGGGACAAGCTTGCATTTTACAAATGAACAAATTGCGTATCTTGTCACAGTCGATATTTTTATGTGTGGTGTAGCGACATTTTTACAAGTTTATCGAGGTATCGGTATCGGATTGCCTGTTGTTTTAGGATGTACCTTTACTGCGGTTGCACCTATGATCTTAATCGGACAAACGAAAGGTATTGACGTTTTATATGGGTCACTCTTTCTGTCTGGTTTATTAGTTATTTTAATTGCACCCTTTTTTGCTTCACTCGTAAAACTATTTCCACCTGTTGTAACTGGAAGTGTTGTGACAATTATTGGGATTACTTTGATGCCTGTTGCAATGAATTATATTGCAGGGGGTCAAGGTGCAAAAGATTATGGTGATCCAAAACATATTTTACTCGGTTTTGCGACGCTCATTATTATTTTGATTTTACAACGTTTTGCGCGTGGTTTCTTAAAATCCATTGCCATTTTATTAGGCTTAATTTTAGGTACTATTTTGGCAAGTGTATTCGGATTAATTAATGTAGCTCAAGTAGGACAAGCCCATTGGTTTGAATTACCTAAGCCGTTCAGATTTACAGGATTTTCTTTTGACTTTGGTGCAACATTAGTCTTTTTCATCGTCGCATTAGTGAGCTTGATTGAATCGACAGGTGTTTACCATGCTTTAAGTAAAATTACTGGTAAGAAACTTGAACGTAAAGACTTTAGAAAAGGTTATATGGCAGAAGGTATGGCGATTACTTTAGGCGCTATCTTCAATGCATTTCCGTACACTGCTTATTCTCAAAACGTGGGTCTTGTATCTCTTTCAGGTGTTAAGAAAAATGATGTCATTTACGGCATGGTTATTTTATTAGTTATTTGTGGCTGTATCCCTAAACTTGGCGCATTGGCTAATATTATTCCACTCTCTGTACTGGGCGGTGCGATGTTGGCAATGTTCGGTATGGTCATGGCATACGGTGTACGTATTCTCAATGATATTGACTTTAAAAATCAGAATAATTTGTTGATTATTGCAATATCGGTGGGTCTAGGTGCAGGTATCACAGCAGTACCTGAAGCGTTTAAAGCACTTGGTGACCAATTTGCATGGTTTACGCAAAATGGGATTGTTTTAGGCACAATATCAGCAATTCTCTTGAATTTATTTTTTAATGGTATTAACTCTCAACAAAATGATGAAAATGTGAAATAA
- a CDS encoding ABC transporter ATP-binding protein: MIKFDNVTFNYASSEEPAIQNVSLQIKQGELVVFCGKSGSGKSTVAKLINGLIPKVQPGYMSGHVYLDGCNISEIEMYQLSQMVGSVFQNPKTQFYNVDTTSELAFNLENQGIDKTVIIEKIKTIMNQFKIEHLLDRNIFELSGGEKQIIACATVLITNPDVVVLDEPSSNLDMYSIKKLKEMISYLKERGKTVVLIEHRLDYIMDETDSVYYMEHGSLHAHFSIDSFKSLDCDELENMGIRYGQEERLQHEPQFGDRVMEMHNFTYTYDKFNKEKQLDVNEIAIPKGEVVAIIGDNGSGKSTFAKCLCGLLKDFQGHVTYDEKRLKQKQLLKQSYMVFQDVNTQLFTESLEQELQLLNVQVTDTQVDDMLASMNLLDKKHEHPLSLSGGEKQRMAIATAILSAKEIIIFDEPTSGLDLYHMKKVAKIINDIHDKGKQIFIITHDKSLILEICTYVLHFGDGRLINQFALNHQGIDQLNHYFDV, translated from the coding sequence ATGATTAAATTTGATAATGTAACTTTCAACTATGCTTCTTCAGAAGAACCAGCTATTCAAAATGTCTCGCTTCAAATTAAACAAGGTGAATTAGTCGTGTTCTGTGGTAAATCAGGTAGCGGGAAGTCTACCGTTGCTAAATTGATAAACGGCTTAATTCCTAAAGTTCAACCTGGTTATATGAGTGGGCATGTATACTTGGATGGATGCAATATATCGGAAATTGAGATGTATCAATTATCACAAATGGTTGGTAGTGTATTTCAAAATCCGAAGACGCAATTTTATAACGTTGATACGACAAGTGAGCTTGCGTTTAATTTAGAAAATCAAGGTATTGATAAAACGGTCATCATTGAAAAGATAAAAACAATTATGAACCAGTTCAAAATTGAGCATTTATTAGATCGTAACATATTTGAGTTATCAGGTGGCGAAAAACAAATCATTGCATGTGCGACAGTGCTTATTACTAATCCAGATGTTGTCGTATTAGATGAGCCATCTTCAAATTTAGATATGTATAGCATTAAGAAATTAAAAGAAATGATTTCTTATTTAAAAGAACGCGGTAAAACGGTCGTGCTGATAGAACATCGTTTGGATTATATTATGGATGAGACAGATAGCGTCTATTATATGGAACATGGCTCGTTACATGCCCATTTTTCTATAGATTCATTTAAATCACTAGATTGTGATGAACTTGAAAACATGGGTATTCGATACGGGCAAGAGGAACGATTACAACATGAGCCACAGTTTGGTGATCGTGTCATGGAAATGCATAATTTTACTTATACTTATGACAAATTTAATAAAGAGAAACAATTAGATGTGAATGAAATAGCCATACCAAAAGGTGAAGTAGTCGCGATTATCGGCGATAACGGAAGTGGTAAATCGACCTTTGCTAAATGTTTATGTGGTTTGCTGAAGGATTTTCAAGGACATGTGACATATGACGAGAAGCGACTCAAACAGAAACAATTATTAAAGCAGAGCTATATGGTTTTCCAAGATGTAAACACACAATTATTTACGGAAAGCTTAGAACAAGAATTACAGCTTTTAAATGTGCAAGTAACAGATACACAAGTTGATGACATGTTAGCAAGTATGAATTTGTTAGATAAAAAGCATGAACATCCATTGTCACTTTCTGGTGGAGAAAAACAAAGAATGGCCATTGCTACGGCAATATTGAGTGCTAAGGAAATCATTATATTTGATGAACCTACTTCAGGGCTGGATTTATATCATATGAAAAAAGTCGCGAAAATAATTAACGACATCCATGACAAAGGAAAGCAAATCTTTATCATTACACATGATAAATCATTGATATTAGAGATTTGTACATATGTCTTACATTTTGGAGATGGTCGTCTTATTAATCAGTTCGCATTGAATCATCAAGGCATCGATCAATTGAATCATTATTTCGATGTATAA
- a CDS encoding thioesterase domain-containing protein, which translates to MLDELKTNDRDAIAGITIQDQEKYCHIEKHQLVKKISEEYADLIEESGYKSVHLVGYCSGGLIAMEVASMLMLSDVDVDNVTLIDTSPSPLSEIDYMVSEMAFIQTHFITIKDVLPTID; encoded by the coding sequence ATGCTTGATGAATTAAAAACTAACGATCGAGATGCTATTGCAGGTATTACAATTCAAGACCAAGAAAAATATTGTCATATAGAGAAACATCAACTCGTTAAGAAAATTAGTGAAGAGTATGCAGATCTTATCGAAGAATCAGGATATAAATCTGTTCACTTAGTGGGTTACTGTTCGGGAGGTTTAATCGCTATGGAAGTAGCAAGTATGCTCATGCTTAGTGATGTCGATGTTGACAATGTTACTTTAATTGATACTTCACCATCACCGCTATCAGAAATCGATTATATGGTTTCAGAAATGGCATTTATCCAAACTCACTTTATTACGATTAAAGATGTATTACCAACCATTGATTAA
- the guaA gene encoding glutamine-hydrolyzing GMP synthase — translation MEMAKEQELILVLDFGSQYNQLITRRIREMGVYSELHDHEMPIEEIKKMNPKGIILSGGPNSVYAEDAFTIDPEIYNLGVPVLGICYGMQLTTKLLGGKVERANEREYGKAIINAKSDELFFGLPEEQTVWMSHSDKVIEIPEGFEVIADSPSTQYAAIEDKKRRIYGVQFHPEVRHTEFGNDLLRNFIRRVCGCTGEWTMENFIDIEVQKIRDKVGDRKVLCAMSGGVDSSVVAVLLHKAIGDQLTCIFVDHGLLRKGEGDMVMEQFGEGFNMNIIRVNAKDRFMSKLAGVSDPEKKRKIIGNEFVYVFDDEASKLEGVDFLAQGTLYTDVIESGTKTAQTIKSHHNVGGLPEDMEFELIEPINTLFKDEVRALGIELGIPEHLVWRQPFPGPGLGIRVLGEITEDKLEIVRESDAILREVIRQEGLEREIWQYFTVLPDIRSVGVMGDYRTYDYTVGIRAVTSIDGMTSDFARIDWEVLQKISTRIVNEVDHVNRVVYDITSKPPSTIEWE, via the coding sequence ATGGAAATGGCAAAAGAACAAGAGCTCATTCTTGTCCTCGATTTTGGAAGTCAATACAACCAATTAATCACACGTCGTATTCGTGAAATGGGCGTTTATAGTGAATTACATGATCACGAAATGCCAATTGAAGAAATCAAAAAAATGAACCCTAAAGGTATTATTTTATCAGGGGGTCCTAACTCAGTTTATGCTGAAGATGCTTTTACGATTGATCCTGAAATCTATAACTTAGGTGTACCTGTTTTAGGTATTTGTTATGGAATGCAACTGACAACGAAATTACTCGGTGGTAAAGTTGAACGTGCCAATGAACGTGAATATGGTAAAGCAATTATCAATGCAAAATCTGACGAGTTGTTCTTTGGCTTACCTGAGGAGCAAACTGTTTGGATGAGTCACTCTGATAAAGTGATTGAAATCCCAGAAGGTTTTGAAGTGATTGCGGACAGTCCAAGTACACAATATGCAGCGATTGAAGATAAAAAACGTCGTATTTATGGTGTACAATTCCATCCAGAAGTACGTCATACAGAATTTGGTAATGACTTACTACGCAACTTTATTCGCCGTGTATGTGGATGTACAGGTGAGTGGACAATGGAAAACTTCATTGATATTGAAGTCCAAAAAATCCGTGACAAAGTAGGAGATCGCAAAGTTTTATGTGCGATGAGTGGCGGTGTTGATTCATCTGTTGTTGCGGTATTATTACACAAAGCGATTGGTGATCAACTAACATGTATCTTTGTTGACCATGGACTTTTACGTAAAGGTGAAGGAGACATGGTAATGGAACAATTCGGTGAAGGCTTTAACATGAACATCATTCGTGTGAATGCTAAAGACCGATTCATGTCGAAACTCGCGGGTGTTTCTGATCCAGAGAAAAAACGTAAAATCATTGGTAATGAATTTGTTTATGTTTTTGATGATGAGGCGTCAAAATTAGAAGGTGTCGATTTCTTAGCACAAGGGACACTTTATACGGATGTTATTGAGTCTGGTACAAAAACAGCACAAACAATTAAATCTCACCACAATGTAGGTGGTTTACCAGAAGACATGGAATTCGAATTAATTGAACCGATTAATACATTATTTAAAGATGAAGTGCGTGCTCTAGGAATTGAGTTAGGTATTCCAGAACATTTAGTATGGAGACAACCATTCCCAGGCCCAGGATTAGGTATCCGTGTACTTGGTGAAATTACTGAAGACAAATTAGAAATCGTGCGTGAATCAGACGCGATTTTACGTGAAGTGATTCGCCAAGAAGGTCTAGAACGTGAAATCTGGCAATACTTTACAGTATTACCAGATATTCGCTCGGTCGGTGTCATGGGAGACTACCGCACGTATGATTATACAGTCGGTATCCGCGCAGTCACATCTATTGATGGGATGACAAGTGACTTTGCACGCATCGATTGGGAAGTCTTACAAAAAATCTCAACACGTATCGTAAATGAAGTCGATCACGTTAACCGCGTTGTTTACGACATCACATCAAAACCACCAAGTACGATTGAGTGGGAATAA
- a CDS encoding general stress protein, whose amino-acid sequence MALYKVEKYKVARTEDDAIQYVDLLLKEGLKENEIVVLSREKLKTDRFNDSQIQHKSTNGTVSDKFMRFFIGEDAEEAALSKYNFSEHEREDLKQDIVNNKIIVIAQRVDHECNEVPENNAAYQTPDDDKHAPSEHKGDIE is encoded by the coding sequence ATGGCACTATATAAAGTAGAAAAATATAAAGTTGCACGTACAGAAGATGATGCAATTCAATACGTTGATTTACTATTAAAAGAAGGTCTAAAAGAAAACGAAATTGTGGTATTAAGCAGAGAAAAATTGAAAACAGATCGATTCAATGATTCACAAATTCAACACAAATCGACTAATGGAACAGTCAGCGATAAATTTATGCGCTTTTTTATTGGTGAAGATGCGGAAGAGGCCGCTCTGTCTAAATATAATTTCTCTGAACATGAGCGAGAAGACCTTAAACAAGACATCGTAAACAATAAAATCATAGTGATTGCGCAAAGAGTTGATCACGAATGCAATGAGGTTCCAGAAAACAATGCTGCATATCAAACACCAGACGATGACAAACATGCTCCTTCTGAACATAAAGGGGACATTGAATAA
- the xpt gene encoding xanthine phosphoribosyltransferase: MDALRKKVIEDGVVIDEKILKVDGFLNHQIDAGLMYDIGQTFHDQFADQGVTKILTIEASGIAPAIMAAHRFTVPCLFAKKAKPSTLNAGYYQTDVHSFTKNKTNTVIISEEFLSPEDRVLIIDDFLANGEAALGLHRLVEQAGATTVGVGILVEKSFQQGRSRLEEAGLTVSSLCQVASLKGNKVTLVGDTE; the protein is encoded by the coding sequence GTGGACGCATTAAGAAAAAAGGTCATTGAAGATGGTGTTGTCATTGATGAAAAGATTCTCAAAGTCGATGGATTCTTAAATCATCAAATCGATGCTGGCTTGATGTATGACATAGGTCAAACGTTTCATGATCAGTTCGCAGATCAAGGTGTGACTAAAATTTTGACGATTGAAGCATCAGGGATTGCACCGGCCATTATGGCAGCGCATCGTTTTACCGTTCCTTGTTTGTTTGCCAAAAAAGCGAAACCAAGCACATTAAATGCAGGGTACTATCAAACAGATGTACATTCATTCACTAAAAACAAAACGAATACAGTGATTATCTCTGAAGAGTTTTTATCTCCAGAAGATAGAGTATTGATTATTGATGACTTTTTAGCCAATGGAGAAGCTGCATTAGGCTTACATCGTTTGGTTGAGCAAGCAGGAGCGACAACAGTGGGTGTGGGAATTCTAGTAGAAAAGAGTTTTCAACAAGGACGTTCACGATTAGAAGAGGCAGGCTTAACTGTATCATCGTTATGCCAAGTTGCTTCATTAAAGGGGAATAAAGTAACTCTAGTAGGAGATACAGAATGA